From the Triticum dicoccoides isolate Atlit2015 ecotype Zavitan unplaced genomic scaffold, WEW_v2.0 scaffold202015, whole genome shotgun sequence genome, the window TGATAGCTCGACAACCTTCCAGATTGTGAACTCCATCCGACAAACAATCCACATTATTGGTGGAACAGCAGTCATTGCCTTACTACAACCTGCACCAGAGACATATGAATTGTTTGATGATATAATTCTCCTTTCGGATGGTCATGTTGTCTATaatggccctcgaaaatatgttctCGAGTTCTTTGAAATAATGGGATTCAAATGTCCCAAGCGAAAAGGCGTAGCTGACTTCCTGCAAGAAGTGAGTGTAATCAACTTGTTGTATGAAGTTTTCCATGATCATGGGTCTATTTTAAAGTGCATTATCGTGAATTACCTTCAAAATATAAAACTTTAAATTTCTAGGAATTTTCATAATGCAGAAGTGTGCtcacaagtgaaacaaatggatcaaCATATTTTTATATTTCTTACGGTTTGCGTCTTTAGCAAAATATGGCAAGTTGCAATAGTTCTAGAAAATTGTGATAAGTTTTGATTTTTTTCGTCCAAAAAAACTTGGGATTTTTGTAATAGCAGAATCATAAATGGCTAACGTGTTAAAGTTTGACTAACTATAACTGGAAATGTATAGGTTACATCAATAAAAGATCAAGGACAATACTGGATAAACGATGATGAGACATACAGATTTGTTCCGGTCAAGGAGTTTGCGGAGGCATTTCAATCTTTCCACGTTGGTCAAGCTATAAGGAGTGAGTTAGATGTGCCATTTGACAAGGACAAAAGTCATCCCACAGCTCTAAAAAAATCACAATATGGTGCCAGCATGAAGGAACTACTCAAAGCTAATATCAACAGAGAGATATTGCTCATGAAGAGGAATTCCTTTGTGTATATATTCAAGGCAACTCAGGTGATGATTCTAAAATCAAAATATGCAGAAGTTCAACACTAAATGACTTCTTTGGTATTCGTAGAAAAGTATAGAAGAACATAACATACATTATCTTATTATTTATCCTTTTTTTTAGTTGACACTCTTGGCAATCATTGCAATGACCGTATTTCTGCGCATCAATATGCATCGTGACTCGGTAACAGATGGACGGATATACATGGGTGCTATCTTCTTTGGGATCTTGATGATAATGTTCAATGGGTTTGCAGAAGTAGGTCTAACTACTGTAAAGCTCCCGGTTTTTTTCAAGCAACGGGATCTTCTCTTCTTTCCAGCATGGACATACTCGTTGATGTCATGGATCATCAAGACCCCCCTCTCCTTGCTCAatgcaacaatttgggttgggataACATACTATGGTATTGGATTTGATCCCAACATACAAAGGTAAGTGGGAATTTTAA encodes:
- the LOC119345057 gene encoding ABC transporter G family member 53-like, translating into MIGNNMLRGISGGQKKRVTTAEMLVTPGRALFMDEISTGLDSSTTFQIVNSIRQTIHIIGGTAVIALLQPAPETYELFDDIILLSDGHVVYNGPRKYVLEFFEIMGFKCPKRKGVADFLQEVTSIKDQGQYWINDDETYRFVPVKEFAEAFQSFHVGQAIRSELDVPFDKDKSHPTALKKSQYGASMKELLKANINREILLMKRNSFVYIFKATQLTLLAIIAMTVFLRINMHRDSVTDGRIYMGAIFFGILMIMFNGFAEVGLTTVKLPVFFKQRDLLFFPAWTYSLMSWIIKTPLSLLNATIWVGITYYGIGFDPNIQRFFRQLLLLFLVNEAFSGLFRFIAGLARQHVIANTIASSCMLIFMLTGGFVMAR